A single Spiroplasma floricola 23-6 DNA region contains:
- a CDS encoding PTS transporter subunit EIIC, whose product MQAGQQLFNGFDISWYTKNRMKSFLKKVGASFGFVIILMPIFGIILSIGNAANVSFLKEIGSILFSNIGIWFTLAIIIGFTSNKGAAVFTGVLSYLVVNVFIAASINKNNENTFFNIWFWHNLSVNAYLSKLFFGGIETFNSGVIGGILIGIYVTYIYNKFKDTQLPKGLEFFAREKLVIILSVIFSLIFASLFIIIWPVFGFILTAIGSGVAKSPIGLDSFIFRTVQRMLIPFGSSLLWQSPMWYTQIGGSLNEYQQDLLIQYLYRVTSQENLQTINLLASIPEKGHSQQEIIEIFSKYLNEYISYDWLFKSMNEWFENTNSIFATNPSGDQIIWNIVSTNKYITVDDCWNSGLRISRFISGGYVNSIFVLPTLSCLMFLMTPKGEKRAKVGIYITAALTAMLVGVTEPVEYLFCFTMPLFYFSIYCPFNGLIAAITSLFKVKVGTSFSTGLFDFTLSGIVPTVNGVNTRIWIIPLIGICSSITIFAIAFFWFKFFNKKENLININARKLRDSLQLFIEDLGGFKNIKQYSLKENQLEVVFKNVPDFKSLFNYVNKIEKQEKGLKLSIKPENEEVVLLFDKIYENRKTKKEINKSI is encoded by the coding sequence ATGCAAGCAGGTCAACAACTTTTCAATGGTTTTGATATATCATGATATACAAAAAATAGAATGAAGAGCTTTCTTAAAAAAGTTGGAGCAAGCTTTGGTTTTGTAATTATTTTAATGCCTATCTTTGGAATTATTTTATCTATAGGAAATGCTGCAAATGTAAGTTTTTTAAAAGAAATAGGAAGTATTTTATTTTCAAATATTGGTATTTGATTTACACTTGCAATAATAATTGGTTTTACTTCAAATAAGGGAGCAGCAGTCTTTACAGGAGTTTTATCTTATCTTGTAGTAAATGTTTTTATTGCAGCTTCAATAAATAAAAATAATGAAAATACTTTTTTTAATATTTGATTTTGACATAATCTTTCAGTAAATGCATATTTATCAAAATTATTTTTTGGTGGAATAGAAACGTTTAACTCGGGAGTTATTGGGGGAATTCTAATAGGAATTTATGTAACTTATATTTACAATAAATTTAAAGATACTCAACTTCCTAAAGGATTGGAATTTTTTGCAAGAGAGAAATTAGTTATTATTTTATCTGTTATTTTCTCTTTAATTTTTGCATCGCTTTTTATAATTATATGACCTGTATTTGGTTTTATATTAACTGCAATAGGAAGTGGAGTTGCTAAATCTCCAATTGGACTAGACTCATTTATTTTTAGAACAGTTCAAAGAATGTTAATTCCTTTTGGATCTAGTTTATTGTGACAATCACCAATGTGATATACCCAAATAGGAGGTAGTTTAAATGAATATCAACAAGATTTATTAATTCAATATTTATATAGAGTAACATCTCAAGAAAATCTGCAAACAATTAATTTATTAGCTTCAATTCCAGAAAAAGGCCACAGTCAACAAGAAATTATTGAGATTTTTTCTAAATACTTAAATGAATATATAAGCTATGATTGATTATTTAAATCTATGAATGAATGATTTGAAAATACAAATAGTATTTTTGCTACTAATCCAAGTGGAGATCAAATTATTTGAAATATAGTTTCAACAAATAAATATATAACAGTTGATGATTGTTGAAATTCTGGATTAAGAATAAGTAGGTTTATATCTGGGGGATATGTTAATTCAATTTTTGTTCTCCCAACATTGAGTTGTTTAATGTTTTTAATGACTCCAAAAGGAGAAAAAAGAGCTAAAGTGGGTATTTATATCACAGCTGCATTAACTGCAATGCTTGTGGGTGTGACAGAGCCTGTAGAGTACTTATTTTGTTTCACTATGCCATTATTCTATTTTTCAATATACTGTCCTTTTAATGGTCTGATAGCTGCAATTACCTCTTTATTTAAAGTTAAAGTTGGAACTTCTTTTTCAACAGGTTTATTTGATTTTACACTAAGTGGAATTGTTCCAACTGTAAATGGCGTAAATACAAGAATATGAATTATTCCATTAATTGGTATTTGTTCATCAATTACAATCTTTGCAATAGCATTTTTCTGATTTAAATTTTTTAATAAAAAAGAAAATTTAATTAATATAAATGCAAGAAAATTAAGAGACTCTTTACAATTATTTATTGAAGATTTGGGAGGATTTAAAAATATTAAACAGTACTCTTTAAAAGAAAATCAATTAGAAGTAGTATTTAAAAATGTACCTGATTTCAAAAGTTTATTTAATTATGTT
- a CDS encoding GNAT family N-acetyltransferase, whose amino-acid sequence MKIKLVEPKIEYEQKLINAINEFFEVDNIKNDINGSSNITSFDSIQKWLDFINKKNLDVNLVPFNQYLVINETNELIGFVNIRLSLNNYLLNFGGHIGYSVVPSHRQKGYATEILNQALKECWKNNIFEVLVTCKKDNTISEKVILKNGGVLEDLRENDKIEYKRFWINKTNGVIS is encoded by the coding sequence ATGAAAATAAAATTAGTTGAACCTAAAATTGAGTATGAACAAAAATTAATAAATGCAATTAATGAATTTTTTGAAGTTGATAATATAAAAAACGACATTAATGGTAGCTCAAATATTACTAGTTTCGATTCAATTCAAAAGTGATTAGATTTTATTAATAAAAAAAATCTCGATGTAAATTTGGTTCCTTTTAATCAATATTTAGTTATTAATGAAACTAATGAATTAATAGGATTTGTAAATATAAGATTATCTTTAAATAATTATTTACTAAATTTTGGAGGGCATATAGGTTATTCTGTAGTTCCTAGCCATAGGCAAAAAGGCTATGCAACAGAAATTCTTAATCAAGCATTAAAAGAATGTTGAAAAAATAATATATTTGAAGTATTAGTTACTTGCAAAAAAGATAATACAATTTCTGAAAAAGTTATTCTCAAAAACGGTGGAGTTTTAGAAGATTTGAGAGAAAATGATAAAATAGAATATAAGAGATTTTGAATTAATAAAACAAATGGCGTTATTAGTTAA